In Sorghum bicolor cultivar BTx623 chromosome 10, Sorghum_bicolor_NCBIv3, whole genome shotgun sequence, one genomic interval encodes:
- the LOC8069217 gene encoding GDSL esterase/lipase At5g55050 isoform X1 has protein sequence MAMEMEGRRRRRLLVCLVMMISAQTMLAAVAAGGVQQKVKRRPAAMYVFGDSTLDVGNNNYLPGADVPRANKPYYGVDFPGFPTGRFSNGGNTADFVAKSMGFVSSPPPYLSLVANSSLVLVPTALTTGVSYASANAGILDSTNAGKCIPLSTQVQYFSATKAKMVATVGAAAVNKLLADSIVLMGIASNDMFVFAAGEQSRNRSATEQQTDAAALYAHLLSNYSATITELHSMGARKFAIINVGLVGCVPAVRVLDAAGACADGLNQLAAGFDDELGPLLAGLAARLPGLVYSLADSFRLTQDTFADPGASGYTDIAGACCGSGRLLAEADCLPNSTVCTDHDGHVFWDRYHPAQRACLLTAQAFYDGPAQYTTPINFMQLAQSS, from the exons ATGGCCATGGAGATGgagggtcgtcgtcgtcgacgtctCCTTGTGTGCCTTGTGATGATGATATCCGCGCAAACAATGCTAGCTGCCGTGGCGGCCGGCGGCGTCCAGCAGAAGGTcaagcggcggccggcggcgatgTACGTGTTCGGCGACTCGACGCTGGACGTCGGCAACAACAATTACCTGCCGGGGGCGGACGTCCCCAGGGCAAACAAGCCATACTACGGCGTCGACTTCCCCGGATTCCCCACCGGAAGGTTCAGCAATGGCGGCAACACCGCTGACTTCGTCG CAAAGAGCATGGGGTTTGTGAGTAGCCCTCCGCCGTATCTGTCCCTGGTGGCCAACTCCAGCCTTGTGCTCGTGCCCACCGCTCTCACCACTGGTGTCAGCTACGCTTCCGCAAATGCTGGCATCCTCGACTCAACC AACGCAGGCAAGTGCATCCCGTTGTCCACGCAGGTGCAGTACTTCAGCGCTACCAAGGCCAAGATGGTCGCCACGGTTGGCGCCGCCGCGGTGAACAAGCTGCTCGCCGACTCCATCGTCCTCATGGGCATCGCCAGCAACGACATGTTCGTGTTCGCCGCCGGCGAGCAGTCGCGGAACAGGTCAGCCACGGAGCAGCAGACCGACGCCGCTGCGCTCTACGCCCACCTCCTCTCCAACTACTCGGCCACCATCACG GAGCTGCACTCGATGGGCGCGAGGAAGTTCGCCATCATCAACGTGGGGCTAGTGGGGTGCGTGCCGGCGGTGCGGGTGCTGGACGCGGCGGGGGCATGCGCCGACGGCCTCAACCAGCTCGCCGCCGGCTTCGACGACGAGCTTGGGCCACTCCTCGCCGGCCTCGCCGCCAGGCTGCCGGGCCTCGTCTACTCGCTCGCCGACTCCTTCCGCCTCACGCAGGACACCTTCGCCGACCCGGGGGCGTCGGGGTACACCGACATCGCCGGCGCGTGCTGCGGCAGCGGACGGCTGCTGGCGGAGGCGGACTGCCTGCCAAACTCCACGGTGTGCACCGACCACGACGGGCACGTCTTCTGGGACCGCTACCACCCGGCCCAGCGGGCGTGTCTTCTCACGGCCCAGGCGTTTTACGACGGGCCGGCCCAGTACACTACGCCCATCAACTTCATGCAACTGGCCCAGTCCAGTTAG
- the LOC8069216 gene encoding GDSL esterase/lipase At5g55050, protein MGYGLLAMKALVLSSIVLSVVVGVESSSVQRRRVPAMYVFGDSTLDVGNNNYLEGEQVPRANKPYYGIDLPGSGKPTGRFSNGYNVADFVAKNLGFEKSPLAYLVLKARNYLIPSAISTGVSYASAGAGILDSTNAGGNIPLSQQVRLFESTKAAMESKVGPRAVSQLLSKSFFLIGVGSNDFFAFATAMAKQNRTATQSEVAAFINGSLISNYSAAITELYKLGARKFGIINVGPVGCVPIVRVLNATGGCADGLNQLAAGFDGFLNSLLVRLASKLPGLAYSIADSFGFAARTDPLALGFVSQDSACCGGGRLGAEADCLPGAKLCANRDRFLFWDRVHPSQRAAMLSAQAYYDGPAEFTSPISFKQLADKS, encoded by the exons ATGGGGTATGGGCTGCTTGCCATGAAGGCTCTTGTTCTGAGCAGCATAGTGCTcagcgtcgtcgtcggcgtAGAGTCGTCGTCGGTGCAGCGGCGGCGGGTGCCGGCGATGTACGTGTTCGGGGACTCCACCCTAGACGTGGGCAACAACAACTACTTGGAAGGGGAGCAAGTCCCCAGGGCCAACAAGCCCTACTACGGCATCGACTTGCCAGGCTCCGGCAAGCCCACCGGAAGGTTCAGCAATGGCTACAATGTCGCCGACTTTGTTG CGAAGAATCTAGGATTCGAGAAGAGCCCTCTGGCATATCTGGTGCTCAAAGCGCGCAATTATCTGATCCCGAGCGCCATCAGTACAGGAGTAAGCTACGCATCGGCAGGAGCTGGGATCCTTGACTCCACT AACGCGGGAGGCAACATTCCACTGTCGCAGCAGGTGCGGCTCTTCGAGTCCACCAAGGCCGCGATGGAGTCCAAGGTGGGCCCGCGCGCCGTGAGCCAGCTCCTCTCCAAGTCCTTCTTCCTCATCGGCGTCGGCAGCAACGACTTCTTCGCCTTCGCCACAGCAATGGCGAAGCAGAACAGGACGGCGACGCAGAGCGAAGTCGCCGCCTTCATCAACGGCAGCCTCATCTCCAACTACTCGGCCGCCATCACGGAGCTGTACAAGCTGGGCGCCAGGAAGTTCGGCATCATCAACGTGGGCCCGGTCGGGTGCGTGCCGATCGTGCGCGTGCTCAACGCCACCGGCGGGTGCGCCGACGGCCTGAACCAGCTCGCCGCCGGCTTCGACGGCTTCCTCAACTCCCTCCTGGTTAggctcgcctcgaagctgccgGGCCTCGCCTACTCCATCGCCGACTCCTTCGGCTTCGCCGCGCGCACCGACCCGCTGGCGCTAGGGTTCGTGAGCCAGGACAGCgcgtgctgcggcggcggccggctCGGCGCGGAGGCGGACTGCTTGCCCGGTGCCAAGCTCTGTGCTAACCGCGACCGCTTCCTCTTCTGGGACCGCGTGCACCCTTCCCAGCGCGCCGCCATGCTCAGCGCCCAGGCCTACTACGACGGCCCGGCGGAGTTCACCTCTCCCATCAGCTTCAAGCAGCTGGCTGACAAGAGCTAG
- the LOC8069217 gene encoding GDSL esterase/lipase At5g55050 isoform X2 codes for MAMEMEGRRRRRLLVCLVMMISAQTMLAAVAAGGVQQKVKRRPAAMYVFGDSTLDVGNNNYLPGADVPRANKPYYGVDFPGFPTGRFSNGGNTADFVAKSMGFVSSPPPYLSLVANSSLVLVPTALTTGVSYASANAGILDSTVQYFSATKAKMVATVGAAAVNKLLADSIVLMGIASNDMFVFAAGEQSRNRSATEQQTDAAALYAHLLSNYSATITELHSMGARKFAIINVGLVGCVPAVRVLDAAGACADGLNQLAAGFDDELGPLLAGLAARLPGLVYSLADSFRLTQDTFADPGASGYTDIAGACCGSGRLLAEADCLPNSTVCTDHDGHVFWDRYHPAQRACLLTAQAFYDGPAQYTTPINFMQLAQSS; via the exons ATGGCCATGGAGATGgagggtcgtcgtcgtcgacgtctCCTTGTGTGCCTTGTGATGATGATATCCGCGCAAACAATGCTAGCTGCCGTGGCGGCCGGCGGCGTCCAGCAGAAGGTcaagcggcggccggcggcgatgTACGTGTTCGGCGACTCGACGCTGGACGTCGGCAACAACAATTACCTGCCGGGGGCGGACGTCCCCAGGGCAAACAAGCCATACTACGGCGTCGACTTCCCCGGATTCCCCACCGGAAGGTTCAGCAATGGCGGCAACACCGCTGACTTCGTCG CAAAGAGCATGGGGTTTGTGAGTAGCCCTCCGCCGTATCTGTCCCTGGTGGCCAACTCCAGCCTTGTGCTCGTGCCCACCGCTCTCACCACTGGTGTCAGCTACGCTTCCGCAAATGCTGGCATCCTCGACTCAACC GTGCAGTACTTCAGCGCTACCAAGGCCAAGATGGTCGCCACGGTTGGCGCCGCCGCGGTGAACAAGCTGCTCGCCGACTCCATCGTCCTCATGGGCATCGCCAGCAACGACATGTTCGTGTTCGCCGCCGGCGAGCAGTCGCGGAACAGGTCAGCCACGGAGCAGCAGACCGACGCCGCTGCGCTCTACGCCCACCTCCTCTCCAACTACTCGGCCACCATCACG GAGCTGCACTCGATGGGCGCGAGGAAGTTCGCCATCATCAACGTGGGGCTAGTGGGGTGCGTGCCGGCGGTGCGGGTGCTGGACGCGGCGGGGGCATGCGCCGACGGCCTCAACCAGCTCGCCGCCGGCTTCGACGACGAGCTTGGGCCACTCCTCGCCGGCCTCGCCGCCAGGCTGCCGGGCCTCGTCTACTCGCTCGCCGACTCCTTCCGCCTCACGCAGGACACCTTCGCCGACCCGGGGGCGTCGGGGTACACCGACATCGCCGGCGCGTGCTGCGGCAGCGGACGGCTGCTGGCGGAGGCGGACTGCCTGCCAAACTCCACGGTGTGCACCGACCACGACGGGCACGTCTTCTGGGACCGCTACCACCCGGCCCAGCGGGCGTGTCTTCTCACGGCCCAGGCGTTTTACGACGGGCCGGCCCAGTACACTACGCCCATCAACTTCATGCAACTGGCCCAGTCCAGTTAG